In a single window of the Candidatus Neomarinimicrobiota bacterium genome:
- a CDS encoding transposase has protein sequence MKYNPDIHHRRSIRLQGYDYSSPGAYFVTICTQNRECLFGDIVNGKMVLNDIGKIVADEWIKTGDIRDEIELDAWVVMPNHFHGIVMIRRGDQPVAPTSAPLPGPRPKSIGSLMSGFKSAVTKRINKIRQTPGISVWQRNFYEHIIRNETELGNIRQYIINNPLNWRSDENYKF, from the coding sequence ATAAAATACAATCCGGACATCCATCATCGCCGATCGATTCGATTGCAGGGATATGATTATTCATCGCCCGGTGCGTATTTTGTTACCATTTGCACCCAAAACCGGGAATGTTTGTTCGGGGATATTGTAAATGGGAAAATGGTTTTGAATGATATCGGGAAAATTGTTGCGGATGAATGGATAAAAACCGGTGATATACGGGATGAAATTGAATTGGATGCATGGGTGGTCATGCCCAATCATTTTCATGGAATTGTGATGATCCGTAGGGGCGACCAGCCGGTCGCCCCTACCTCGGCGCCATTGCCGGGACCCCGCCCGAAATCCATTGGTTCATTGATGTCCGGTTTTAAATCCGCCGTCACAAAACGCATTAATAAAATACGTCAAACACCAGGGATATCCGTTTGGCAACGCAATTTTTACGAACATATCATCCGCAATGAAACCGAATTGGGCAACATCCGGCAATACATTATCAACAACCCATTAAATTGGCGAT
- a CDS encoding CPBP family intramembrane metalloprotease — translation METHPGTLAFMLLLSFIFPAVEEIGLRGHWLDELQQRFDPVVAGLLHGAAWAVWHTPFVWFPGYSTV, via the coding sequence ATGGAGACACATCCTGGAACCCTTGCGTTCATGCTGCTGCTGTCGTTCATCTTCCCAGCCGTCGAGGAGATAGGACTTCGCGGGCACTGGCTTGATGAGCTGCAACAGCGTTTCGACCCAGTAGTCGCCGGTCTGCTCCACGGAGCAGCCTGGGCAGTCTGGCATACGCCTTTTGTCTGGTTCCCGGGCTACTCTACGGTCTGA
- a CDS encoding plasmid pRiA4b ORF-3 family protein, producing the protein MRVKNRIYQFKITLWGIRPPIWRRIQVPETYTFWDLHVAIQDAMGWADYHLHEFEITSPQSRGKTRIGIPEGDFDREVLPGWKQKIADYFTQENRTANYMYDFGDGWEHKIELEKILPREKNVKYPTCIKGKRACPPEDCGGIGGYYNLLEIMGNPNHEEYDDMLEWLGEEFDPEHFDINEVMFDDPNKRRKIAIG; encoded by the coding sequence ATTAGAGTGAAAAATCGAATATATCAATTTAAAATCACGCTGTGGGGTATTAGACCACCTATTTGGCGACGAATCCAAGTTCCGGAAACCTATACGTTTTGGGACCTACACGTTGCTATTCAAGATGCCATGGGTTGGGCGGACTATCATCTTCATGAATTTGAAATTACTTCTCCCCAAAGCCGAGGAAAAACGAGAATAGGAATCCCGGAGGGAGATTTTGACAGAGAAGTTCTTCCAGGATGGAAACAAAAAATAGCCGACTATTTCACACAAGAGAATAGAACAGCAAATTACATGTATGATTTTGGTGATGGTTGGGAGCACAAAATAGAGTTAGAAAAAATCCTTCCCCGAGAAAAGAACGTCAAATATCCTACATGTATCAAAGGGAAACGGGCATGTCCACCAGAAGATTGTGGTGGAATTGGTGGTTATTACAACTTATTGGAGATTATGGGAAACCCCAATCATGAAGAGTATGATGATATGTTGGAATGGCTCGGTGAAGAATTTGATCCTGAACATTTCGATATTAACGAGGTAATGTTTGATGATCCTAATAAACGACGCAAAATTGCAATTGGATAA
- the thrA gene encoding bifunctional aspartate kinase/homoserine dehydrogenase I, translating into MIILKFGGTSVGTPENIRQVGRIIRKALQKDPDISVIVSAFNGVTNDLVHLSELARKRDKKYEKFLHSCEKRHIDTVKALLPSSPQPVLLRVQEVFHELREILHGIYLLKELTPRSADLIMGFGEQLSAYIISRYLVSQGMSALYTDARKLLVTDDVHGHANLLYQKSARKIRRYYEKHPGLKIITGFIATTSDGISTTLGRGGSDLTASFLGAVLKAREIQIWTDVDGVMSADPGKVPGAFCLKTLSYEEAMEFSHFGAKVLHPPTIQPAMKKGIPIRILNTFNPDFEGTLVQKDPLHHEFPAKGITSIHQIALLTLQGSGMTGVTGISGRAFSILDNHDISVILISQASSEHSICLAVKPENALPAKKAIEKEFELEIKAHIMDRVLIEKDLSVVALVGESMRKTPGIAGRLFHALAERSVNVVAIAQGSSELNISVVVSQADEIRALQAIHEAFFSRVQRLNLLLCGTGLIGSEFLRQLAENHDRIRKNQNLDLHLIGLANADYGIFCAEGIQAAEWQKVLTRGQQNPDSGFFQRQLKNYNGGKTVFIDLTASREISQTYGDYLKNGISVVAANKIANTGDYDSYRSLQALSRRKGVFFRYETNVGAGLPVIRTLKSLLETGDKVLKIEAILSGTLSYIFNTFQSGGKAFSEVIREAQEKGFTEPDPRNDLKGLDFARKLLILMRECGEPVNLEDIRIDPLLPAACFQAPSVEETYAILKDFDPQFEKARLAAAKNKRLLRYIGTYEKGKGTIELTEIKPDHPFAGLKGSDNAVIFTTERYFENPLVIQGPGAGAEVTAAGIMSELIIEN; encoded by the coding sequence ATGATAATTCTGAAATTTGGCGGAACATCCGTCGGTACCCCGGAAAACATTCGTCAGGTTGGCCGGATTATCCGGAAAGCCCTTCAAAAGGATCCTGACATCAGCGTGATTGTCTCTGCCTTTAATGGGGTCACAAACGATTTAGTTCACCTGAGTGAACTGGCCCGGAAGCGGGATAAAAAATACGAAAAATTTCTGCACTCCTGTGAAAAACGCCATATCGATACCGTGAAAGCCCTGCTCCCCTCATCCCCCCAACCGGTTCTGCTGCGGGTTCAGGAAGTCTTCCATGAATTACGGGAGATCCTTCATGGAATTTACCTGCTGAAAGAATTGACACCCCGTTCTGCCGATTTGATCATGGGATTCGGCGAGCAGCTTTCGGCTTATATTATCAGCCGGTATCTGGTATCGCAGGGCATGTCTGCCTTGTATACAGATGCGCGGAAACTCCTGGTGACAGACGATGTACATGGTCATGCCAATCTCCTTTATCAGAAATCAGCCCGGAAAATCCGGCGGTATTACGAAAAACATCCGGGCTTGAAAATTATTACAGGCTTTATCGCCACGACATCCGACGGGATTTCAACCACCCTGGGACGAGGCGGATCGGATTTGACAGCATCTTTTCTGGGAGCGGTGCTGAAAGCCCGTGAAATTCAGATCTGGACCGATGTTGACGGAGTGATGAGCGCCGACCCGGGAAAGGTTCCCGGGGCATTTTGTCTGAAGACACTGAGCTATGAAGAAGCGATGGAATTTTCCCATTTTGGCGCGAAAGTCCTCCATCCTCCAACCATCCAACCGGCCATGAAAAAAGGCATTCCGATCCGCATTCTGAATACATTCAATCCGGATTTCGAAGGCACCCTTGTCCAAAAAGATCCATTACATCATGAATTCCCGGCCAAAGGAATCACATCCATTCATCAAATTGCCTTATTAACCCTTCAGGGTTCGGGCATGACGGGTGTCACGGGAATATCCGGCAGGGCCTTTTCAATCCTGGACAATCACGATATCAGTGTTATCCTTATCAGTCAGGCATCCTCTGAACATTCGATTTGTCTGGCAGTAAAACCTGAAAATGCCCTGCCGGCCAAAAAAGCCATTGAAAAAGAATTTGAACTGGAAATTAAAGCACATATTATGGACCGTGTCCTGATTGAAAAAGACCTTTCTGTGGTAGCCCTGGTCGGTGAAAGCATGCGGAAAACACCGGGTATAGCCGGCAGATTGTTTCACGCCCTGGCCGAGCGGTCTGTTAATGTTGTAGCCATTGCCCAGGGTTCATCAGAATTGAATATCTCTGTCGTCGTATCCCAGGCAGATGAAATCCGGGCCCTTCAGGCAATTCATGAAGCCTTTTTTTCCCGGGTGCAAAGACTGAATTTGCTTTTATGCGGGACCGGCCTGATCGGAAGCGAGTTCCTCAGGCAACTGGCTGAAAACCACGACAGAATCCGGAAAAACCAAAATCTCGACTTACATTTAATCGGATTGGCCAATGCGGATTATGGTATTTTTTGTGCCGAAGGAATTCAAGCGGCTGAATGGCAAAAAGTATTGACCCGGGGACAACAGAATCCCGATTCCGGATTTTTTCAGCGACAATTGAAAAACTATAACGGAGGTAAAACGGTCTTTATTGACCTGACAGCCAGTAGAGAAATAAGCCAGACTTATGGGGACTATTTAAAAAACGGGATTTCGGTTGTAGCTGCCAATAAAATTGCGAACACCGGAGATTATGACAGTTATCGCTCCCTTCAGGCTCTCAGTCGGCGGAAAGGAGTCTTTTTCCGTTATGAAACCAACGTGGGAGCCGGACTTCCGGTCATCCGGACCCTGAAAAGCCTTTTGGAAACCGGTGATAAGGTTCTCAAAATCGAAGCCATTCTCAGCGGCACCCTCAGTTATATTTTCAACACCTTTCAATCCGGTGGAAAAGCATTCAGTGAAGTCATACGGGAAGCTCAGGAAAAAGGATTTACCGAGCCTGATCCCCGGAATGACCTGAAAGGGCTCGATTTTGCCCGGAAACTTCTGATATTAATGCGGGAATGCGGCGAACCGGTGAATCTTGAAGACATCCGGATTGATCCTCTCCTTCCGGCGGCATGTTTTCAGGCACCGTCGGTAGAAGAAACCTATGCAATTCTGAAAGATTTCGATCCGCAATTTGAAAAAGCTCGTCTTGCCGCTGCAAAAAACAAACGGCTCTTACGGTATATCGGGACCTATGAAAAAGGGAAGGGAACAATTGAGTTGACGGAAATAAAACCCGATCACCCCTTTGCCGGCCTGAAAGGCAGTGATAACGCCGTCATATTTACAACAGAACGATATTTTGAAAATCCCCTGGTCATTCAGGGTCCCGGAGCCGGAGCAGAAGTAACGGCAGCGGGAATTATGAGTGAATTGATAATAGAAAATTGA
- the proC gene encoding pyrroline-5-carboxylate reductase, with amino-acid sequence MKDTQIAIIGAGNIGTAIARGFVRSGLIQAENITLTRRHTAALESYQQEGYHITADNLSAVQSCKIIILAVEPQQAEPVMKSIVPVLKPERHIFLSVVSGLSISDMQNILPEDLPVVRVMPNTAIAIRESMTCLAAVNRQEPALKTAETLFNTLGQTLIIDEEQMSAATALGACGIAFFLRAIRAASQGGIEVGFHARDALKIAAQTAKGAASLIQTYGNHPEQEIDKVTTPLGCTIAGLNQMEHEGFSSAMIKGIRLSAEKASELYKPSDKHSQKNKTD; translated from the coding sequence ATGAAAGACACACAGATAGCCATTATCGGAGCGGGAAATATCGGAACGGCCATAGCCCGGGGATTTGTCCGGTCCGGCCTGATTCAAGCCGAAAACATTACACTGACCCGACGTCACACAGCTGCTCTTGAATCCTACCAACAGGAAGGGTATCACATCACAGCAGACAATCTTTCCGCCGTTCAATCCTGCAAAATCATTATTCTTGCCGTTGAACCTCAACAGGCAGAACCGGTTATGAAATCTATTGTACCTGTTTTAAAACCTGAAAGGCATATCTTTTTATCGGTTGTATCGGGATTATCCATTTCAGATATGCAGAATATTCTACCTGAGGACCTGCCTGTGGTCCGGGTCATGCCCAATACAGCCATTGCCATCCGGGAATCCATGACCTGTCTGGCAGCCGTAAACCGTCAGGAGCCGGCACTGAAAACTGCCGAGACACTTTTCAACACTCTGGGACAGACCCTCATTATTGATGAAGAACAGATGAGTGCTGCCACGGCCCTGGGAGCTTGCGGTATTGCCTTCTTCCTCAGGGCCATCCGGGCGGCTTCACAAGGAGGAATCGAAGTGGGTTTCCATGCCCGTGATGCTCTGAAAATTGCAGCTCAAACGGCAAAAGGGGCGGCCTCTCTGATTCAGACTTATGGGAACCATCCTGAACAGGAAATCGATAAAGTCACCACCCCTCTTGGATGCACCATTGCCGGTCTGAACCAGATGGAACATGAAGGATTCAGCTCCGCCATGATCAAAGGAATCAGACTGTCTGCAGAAAAAGCATCCGAACTCTATAAACCATCTGATAAACATTCACAGAAAAACAAGACGGATTAA
- the leuB gene encoding 3-isopropylmalate dehydrogenase, giving the protein MTKTYHIAVLPGDGIGPEVMAEALKVLKAVSRKENVTFRTQKALVGGAAWDQYHSHLPEETLKICRDSDAILFGSVGGPVREQNTPKWQGAEVHSLLGLRKAFGLFANLRPARLFPALAFTSSLRQDVAQEGFDILVVRELTGGIYFGQPKGRTGTGEEEKAFDTMVYSRCEIRRIARIAFEIARKRRKKVTSVDKANVLTTMVFWRQVVEEVASDYPDVAYEPMYVDNAAMQLVKKPQQFDVLLCGNMFGDILSDEAAMLTGSLGMLPSASFAGSGFGMYEPGGGSAPDIAGKKIANPIAQILSAAMMLKYSLNMEKAANEIEKAVEMVLADGHRTADIAGKDDTPVSTETMGDRITETYKQL; this is encoded by the coding sequence ATGACAAAAACATATCATATTGCCGTTTTACCCGGTGACGGGATCGGGCCGGAAGTGATGGCGGAGGCTTTGAAAGTGCTTAAGGCTGTCAGCAGAAAAGAAAATGTGACATTCCGGACACAAAAAGCATTGGTGGGTGGTGCCGCCTGGGATCAATATCACAGTCACCTTCCGGAAGAGACACTGAAAATCTGCCGGGATTCCGATGCGATTCTTTTCGGTTCTGTCGGCGGACCGGTCCGGGAACAAAACACTCCTAAGTGGCAGGGCGCGGAAGTTCATTCACTTTTAGGTCTGCGAAAAGCCTTCGGACTTTTTGCCAATCTCCGGCCTGCCAGACTTTTTCCGGCACTGGCTTTTACCTCTTCCCTGCGGCAGGATGTGGCACAAGAGGGATTTGATATCCTGGTCGTCCGGGAACTTACCGGCGGCATCTATTTTGGTCAGCCAAAAGGCCGTACCGGCACCGGTGAGGAAGAAAAAGCTTTTGATACCATGGTCTACAGCCGATGTGAAATCCGGCGAATTGCGCGGATCGCCTTTGAAATTGCCAGAAAGCGACGTAAAAAAGTTACTTCTGTCGATAAGGCAAATGTGCTGACGACTATGGTCTTTTGGCGCCAGGTTGTTGAAGAAGTGGCGTCAGATTATCCGGATGTGGCGTATGAACCCATGTATGTGGACAATGCCGCCATGCAACTGGTAAAAAAACCACAGCAATTTGATGTGTTGCTTTGCGGAAATATGTTTGGGGATATCCTGTCTGATGAAGCAGCCATGTTGACGGGGAGCCTGGGTATGCTTCCCAGTGCCAGCTTTGCCGGGTCCGGTTTCGGTATGTATGAACCGGGTGGCGGATCGGCGCCGGATATCGCCGGAAAAAAAATTGCCAATCCTATTGCACAGATTTTAAGTGCAGCCATGATGCTGAAATATTCACTCAATATGGAAAAAGCAGCAAATGAAATTGAAAAAGCCGTGGAAATGGTCCTTGCAGATGGTCACAGAACCGCTGATATAGCCGGAAAAGATGACACCCCGGTATCAACGGAAACCATGGGGGATCGAATCACTGAGACGTACAAACAATTATAA
- a CDS encoding 3-isopropylmalate dehydratase small subunit, whose translation MKGKAHCYPRNHINTDEIIPARYLNMDREKELAAHAMEDIDKTFVKNVSEGDFIVAGEDFGCGSSREHALWALRGAGVQAVIAGSFARIFYRNCINNGFLAVECPEATQKVRTGDHLSIDLKTGKILNESKQESYTFTPVPDFARRIIESGGLMKTIAQKVKP comes from the coding sequence ATGAAAGGAAAAGCACACTGTTATCCCAGAAATCACATCAATACCGATGAAATTATCCCGGCCCGTTACCTGAATATGGATCGGGAAAAAGAACTGGCAGCCCATGCAATGGAAGATATTGACAAAACATTTGTTAAAAATGTATCGGAAGGGGATTTTATTGTAGCCGGAGAGGATTTTGGCTGCGGCAGTTCCCGTGAACACGCCCTTTGGGCCTTGAGAGGCGCCGGAGTACAGGCCGTGATTGCCGGATCCTTTGCCCGGATTTTTTACCGGAATTGCATCAATAACGGATTTCTGGCCGTTGAATGTCCCGAAGCAACCCAAAAAGTCCGCACAGGCGACCATCTCTCCATCGACCTGAAAACCGGAAAAATCCTTAATGAATCGAAGCAGGAATCTTATACATTTACACCGGTCCCCGATTTTGCCCGTCGAATTATTGAATCAGGCGGACTGATGAAAACCATAGCACAAAAGGTAAAGCCATGA
- a CDS encoding 3-isopropylmalate dehydratase large subunit, with translation MGSTITEKILAAHCGRETVRPGELINAEIDVIMCHDVTTTPAIDLLKAHGNLHVAYPDRVVIMPDHFVPNKDIKSAEMVAKIRRWAREEKIEKFYEIGRHGVCHALLPEQGHVRPGTTIICGDSHTSTHGALSAFATGIGSTDLAAALATGELWFKVPETILFRIHGTLQKGVFAKDVILEIIRRIGVDGALYKTMEFTGNVVENFSVESRMTLCNMAIEAGAKSGIINPDEKTLDYVQTHSNEIFDVYTSDPDAEYSDIIDIDVSDLEPMVALPHLPSNGKPVSQIGDIPIDQAWLGSCTNGRIEDLRKAAVEMNGKKVAKGVRMIVVPATSDIWKQANREGLLDIFMEAGATVSAPTCGACLGGHMGILAAGERCISSTNRNFVGRMGSPESEVYLASPATVAASAIAGKIVNPNAYRQD, from the coding sequence GTGGGATCAACCATTACCGAAAAAATACTGGCGGCCCATTGCGGTCGTGAAACCGTCCGTCCGGGTGAACTGATCAATGCAGAAATCGACGTTATCATGTGCCATGATGTAACGACCACCCCGGCCATTGACCTTTTAAAAGCCCATGGAAATCTCCATGTGGCATATCCGGACCGGGTTGTGATTATGCCGGACCACTTCGTGCCGAACAAAGATATAAAATCTGCCGAGATGGTAGCAAAAATCCGTCGCTGGGCCAGGGAAGAAAAGATAGAAAAATTCTACGAGATCGGCCGGCACGGAGTATGCCATGCCCTGTTGCCGGAACAGGGACACGTACGTCCCGGGACAACCATCATTTGCGGAGACAGTCACACATCCACCCATGGTGCGTTAAGTGCCTTTGCCACGGGAATCGGCAGCACGGATCTGGCCGCCGCTCTGGCAACAGGTGAACTCTGGTTCAAGGTTCCCGAAACTATCCTTTTCCGAATCCACGGGACCCTTCAGAAAGGAGTTTTTGCCAAGGATGTCATTCTTGAAATCATCCGGCGCATTGGTGTGGATGGCGCTCTGTACAAAACCATGGAATTCACCGGAAATGTGGTAGAGAACTTTTCCGTTGAATCCCGAATGACCCTGTGCAATATGGCCATTGAAGCCGGTGCCAAATCAGGTATTATCAATCCGGATGAAAAAACTTTGGATTATGTACAGACTCATTCAAATGAGATTTTTGACGTATATACCAGCGATCCGGATGCAGAATACAGTGATATCATTGATATTGACGTTTCGGATCTGGAGCCCATGGTGGCCCTCCCCCACCTCCCCTCCAATGGTAAGCCCGTATCGCAGATCGGTGACATTCCCATTGATCAGGCCTGGCTGGGAAGCTGCACAAACGGGCGTATTGAAGACTTGCGGAAAGCAGCAGTGGAAATGAATGGCAAAAAAGTAGCTAAGGGTGTCCGGATGATCGTGGTTCCGGCCACTTCGGATATTTGGAAACAGGCAAACCGGGAAGGCTTGCTGGATATTTTTATGGAGGCAGGAGCAACGGTTTCTGCACCCACATGCGGTGCCTGCCTGGGCGGACACATGGGGATTCTGGCTGCCGGTGAACGATGCATCAGCAGTACAAACCGGAATTTTGTCGGCCGCATGGGAAGTCCAGAATCGGAAGTTTACCTGGCCAGTCCGGCAACCGTTGCCGCCTCTGCCATCGCCGGAAAAATCGTGAACCCCAATGCATATAGACAGGATTGA
- a CDS encoding 2-isopropylmalate synthase, with protein MSKRRIILFDTTLRDGEQSPGASLTVNEKLVIANQLARLGVDVIEAGFPIASEGDFEAVKQVAQNIKGPSICGLARANHADIDRCWEAVKYAEKPRIHTFIATSKVHREDKLKKSKKEIIEITRNAVKRAKSYCNDVEFSPEDAARTSLDYMCDVVRAAIEAGATTINIPDTVGYAEPPEFGSRIRYLFDHVPEANNVVISVHCHNDLGNAVANSLAAVEAGATQVEGCINGIGERAGNASLEEIIMNLVTRQDYFNADIAVDTREIYKTSRLLANLTGLEIQRNKPIVGANVFAHEAGIHQHGVLQNRETYEIMKAEDVGWTGENLVIGKHSGKHAVTALLSEEGFQLSDDQIRQITEKVKDLADKQKMVERDDVIAIARDVTNQLSEEEQYVKIEEFAVFTGSNMTPTASVKLRVYGDQKTASGTGDGPVDAVSNAIWNVIDPSLKLVEYNLKAITGGTDALADVSIKLSDESDNMYIARALDEDVIKASVKAIIKGINKALNYKERTLQNN; from the coding sequence ATGAGCAAGCGACGTATTATTCTTTTCGACACAACTCTCCGGGATGGCGAACAGAGTCCCGGAGCATCTCTCACGGTCAATGAAAAACTGGTTATTGCCAATCAGCTTGCCCGTTTGGGAGTAGATGTGATTGAAGCCGGCTTTCCCATCGCCTCCGAAGGGGATTTTGAAGCCGTAAAACAGGTGGCCCAAAACATCAAGGGACCGTCAATATGCGGTTTGGCCCGGGCAAATCATGCAGATATTGACCGGTGCTGGGAAGCGGTGAAATATGCAGAAAAACCCCGCATCCACACCTTTATCGCCACATCAAAAGTCCACCGGGAAGACAAGCTGAAAAAGAGTAAGAAAGAAATCATCGAAATCACCCGGAATGCCGTCAAACGGGCGAAAAGTTATTGCAACGATGTGGAATTTTCGCCGGAAGATGCTGCACGAACCAGTCTGGATTACATGTGCGACGTCGTCCGGGCTGCCATTGAAGCCGGCGCAACCACCATCAATATCCCCGATACGGTGGGTTATGCCGAACCGCCGGAATTTGGGAGCCGCATCCGGTATCTCTTTGATCATGTCCCCGAAGCCAACAATGTGGTCATCAGCGTTCATTGCCACAACGATCTGGGAAATGCCGTGGCAAACTCCCTGGCAGCTGTAGAGGCAGGAGCCACCCAGGTAGAAGGCTGCATCAACGGTATCGGTGAACGGGCCGGAAATGCATCCCTTGAAGAAATCATCATGAATCTGGTAACCCGTCAGGATTATTTCAATGCAGACATCGCCGTGGATACCCGGGAAATTTACAAAACCAGCCGGCTTCTGGCGAATCTGACGGGACTTGAAATCCAGCGGAATAAACCCATTGTGGGAGCCAATGTTTTTGCCCATGAAGCCGGGATTCATCAGCATGGTGTGCTGCAAAACCGTGAAACCTATGAAATCATGAAAGCGGAAGATGTGGGCTGGACCGGTGAAAATCTGGTGATCGGCAAACATTCAGGCAAACATGCCGTAACAGCCCTCCTGTCTGAAGAAGGGTTTCAGCTTTCGGATGATCAGATCCGGCAAATAACGGAAAAAGTAAAAGACCTGGCGGATAAGCAAAAAATGGTGGAACGGGACGATGTAATCGCCATTGCCCGGGACGTAACCAACCAGCTTTCGGAAGAGGAACAGTATGTGAAAATCGAAGAATTCGCCGTCTTCACCGGGTCAAACATGACACCCACTGCCTCGGTCAAACTCCGGGTATATGGTGATCAGAAAACAGCGTCCGGGACAGGTGACGGTCCGGTGGATGCCGTGAGCAACGCCATCTGGAATGTCATCGACCCCTCTCTGAAACTGGTGGAATACAACCTGAAAGCCATTACCGGTGGGACCGATGCCCTGGCGGATGTATCCATCAAACTTTCTGACGAGTCAGATAACATGTACATAGCCCGGGCACTGGATGAGGATGTGATCAAAGCCAGTGTCAAGGCCATCATCAAAGGGATCAACAAAGCCCTGAACTATAAAGAAAGAACCCTTCAAAACAATTGA
- a CDS encoding citramalate synthase, producing MNVTLFDTTLRDGSQSENISFSVEDKLHIAHKLDEFGIHYIEGGWPGSNPKDMLFFRKAREERFRHARIVAFGSTKHARNPVEKDPNIKALLDAKTPAVSVFGKTWIYHVEQALRVSRKQNLDMIRDSVAYLKQHGREVIFDAEHFFDGYKDNAEYALACLKAAESAGADVLVLCDTNGGTLTHDLAEIVKFVGTVVKSPLGIHAHNDSDLAVANSITAVLNGAVHVQGTINGYGERCGNANLCSIIPNLQLKAGYRCIPDENMSKLTVLSHYVSEISNLILNNTTPYTGKSAFAHKGGIHVSAVMRRPDSYEHIRPEQVGNKRRVLISDLAGKSNILFKSAELGLDLALDKERIPEIVKRLKELEHEGYEFEAAESSLELLIKRMKQEYPNFFTLQGFRILNEKDENNEIRSEATIRAVVGGREEHTAAEGVGPVNALDKALRKALIKFYPEIEEMKLTDYKVRVINARAGTSAKVRVLIESSTNGKTWSTVGVSENIIEASWQALTDSISYFLMKRRQHKPLETS from the coding sequence ATGAATGTCACCTTGTTTGACACAACCCTTCGGGACGGGTCTCAAAGTGAAAACATCTCCTTTTCCGTAGAGGATAAACTCCATATTGCCCACAAACTGGATGAATTCGGAATCCACTATATTGAAGGCGGGTGGCCCGGTTCAAATCCCAAGGATATGCTATTTTTCCGGAAGGCCCGGGAAGAACGGTTCCGGCATGCCCGCATCGTGGCCTTTGGTTCCACCAAACATGCCCGGAATCCCGTAGAAAAGGATCCCAACATCAAAGCCCTGCTGGATGCCAAAACCCCGGCTGTATCCGTTTTCGGGAAAACCTGGATTTACCATGTCGAACAGGCATTACGCGTAAGCCGGAAACAGAACCTTGACATGATCCGCGACAGCGTGGCCTATCTGAAACAACACGGCCGGGAAGTCATTTTTGATGCCGAACATTTTTTTGACGGATACAAAGACAATGCCGAATATGCCCTGGCTTGCCTGAAAGCCGCGGAATCGGCCGGAGCCGATGTGCTGGTTTTATGCGATACAAACGGCGGAACATTGACTCATGACCTCGCCGAGATTGTAAAATTCGTAGGGACTGTGGTCAAATCTCCTCTGGGAATCCATGCCCATAATGATTCAGATCTTGCAGTGGCTAACAGTATTACGGCGGTGCTGAACGGGGCTGTCCATGTGCAGGGAACCATCAACGGATACGGAGAACGCTGTGGCAATGCCAATTTGTGCAGCATTATCCCCAATCTTCAGCTCAAAGCCGGATACCGGTGCATTCCCGATGAAAATATGTCCAAACTTACGGTTCTTTCCCATTACGTAAGTGAAATCTCCAACCTGATACTGAATAACACAACACCTTATACCGGCAAGAGTGCCTTTGCCCATAAGGGAGGTATTCATGTGAGTGCCGTCATGCGGAGACCCGATTCATACGAACATATCCGGCCTGAGCAGGTGGGAAATAAGCGGCGTGTACTTATTTCGGACCTGGCAGGAAAAAGCAATATTCTTTTCAAAAGTGCCGAACTGGGACTGGATCTGGCATTGGACAAAGAGCGGATCCCCGAGATTGTAAAACGTTTGAAGGAGCTGGAACACGAGGGCTATGAATTTGAAGCGGCAGAGAGTTCTCTGGAGCTTTTAATCAAACGGATGAAACAGGAATATCCCAATTTTTTCACCCTTCAGGGATTCCGAATCCTGAATGAAAAGGACGAAAACAACGAAATTCGTTCCGAAGCCACGATCCGGGCTGTTGTGGGCGGACGGGAAGAGCACACGGCAGCAGAAGGCGTGGGACCGGTCAACGCTCTGGATAAGGCCCTGAGGAAAGCCCTGATCAAATTCTATCCTGAAATTGAAGAGATGAAACTCACGGATTACAAAGTCCGTGTCATCAATGCCCGGGCTGGCACCTCGGCAAAAGTCCGGGTTCTGATCGAATCCTCCACCAACGGGAAAACCTGGAGCACAGTCGGCGTATCGGAAAATATCATTGAAGCAAGCTGGCAGGCCCTTACGGACAGTATTTCCTACTTTTTAATGAAACGACGTCAACATAAACCTTTGGAGACATCATGA